A genomic segment from Montipora foliosa isolate CH-2021 chromosome 9, ASM3666993v2, whole genome shotgun sequence encodes:
- the LOC137970036 gene encoding large ribosomal subunit protein bL12m-like isoform X2, producing the protein MMLFKVFNMAAKAGFQSLRLLTSSKAQSYCCLRYTWCAFLQRWKLDAGCVRYDSTLAAPLPDNAAKEYPKKIRGIVEEISKLTLLEVSDLNELLKSTLKIEATPMMPMMGAMPMAAAPSQEAEAEPEKNEPTEFTIKLTQFDAANKVKLIKEIKNLMPGLNLVQVCLSVLVLLKFL; encoded by the exons ATGATGCTTTTCAAGGTATTTAATATGGCGGCCAAAGCAGGTTTCCAATCCTTGAGGCTTTTAACATCTTCTAAAGCCCAATCGTACTGTTGTTTAAG ATACACCTGGTGTGCTTTCCTTCAGAGATGGAAGCTGGATGCAGGCTGTGTGCGATACGATTCAACACTTGCGGCTCCGTTGCCAGACAATGCTGCGAAGGAATATCCTAAAAAAATAAGAGGAATTGTTGAAGAAATATCTAAACTTACTCTTTTAGAAGTTTCTGACTTAAATGAATTGCTTAAg TCAACGTTGAAAATCGAAGCTACTCCAATGATGCCAATGATGGGTGCAATGCCAATGGCTGCTGCACCATCTCAG GAGGCGGAAGCTGAGCCAGAGAAAAACGAACCAACAGAGTTCACCATTAAATTAACCCAGTTTGATGCAGCCAACAAAGTCAAGCTTATAAAGGAGATCAAGAATCTTATGCCTGGACTCAACTTGGTCCAGGTTTGCCTTAGTGTTTTAGTactacttaaa ttctTATGA
- the LOC137970036 gene encoding large ribosomal subunit protein bL12m-like isoform X1: MMLFKVFNMAAKAGFQSLRLLTSSKAQSYCCLRYTWCAFLQRWKLDAGCVRYDSTLAAPLPDNAAKEYPKKIRGIVEEISKLTLLEVSDLNELLKSTLKIEATPMMPMMGAMPMAAAPSQEAEAEPEKNEPTEFTIKLTQFDAANKVKLIKEIKNLMPGLNLVQAKKFVEELPQNVKEKASKEEVEEIKKVLEAVGGTVEIEV, encoded by the exons ATGATGCTTTTCAAGGTATTTAATATGGCGGCCAAAGCAGGTTTCCAATCCTTGAGGCTTTTAACATCTTCTAAAGCCCAATCGTACTGTTGTTTAAG ATACACCTGGTGTGCTTTCCTTCAGAGATGGAAGCTGGATGCAGGCTGTGTGCGATACGATTCAACACTTGCGGCTCCGTTGCCAGACAATGCTGCGAAGGAATATCCTAAAAAAATAAGAGGAATTGTTGAAGAAATATCTAAACTTACTCTTTTAGAAGTTTCTGACTTAAATGAATTGCTTAAg TCAACGTTGAAAATCGAAGCTACTCCAATGATGCCAATGATGGGTGCAATGCCAATGGCTGCTGCACCATCTCAG GAGGCGGAAGCTGAGCCAGAGAAAAACGAACCAACAGAGTTCACCATTAAATTAACCCAGTTTGATGCAGCCAACAAAGTCAAGCTTATAAAGGAGATCAAGAATCTTATGCCTGGACTCAACTTGGTCCAG GCGAAAAAGTTTGTTGAAGAGCTACCACAAAATGTCAAAGAGAAAGCAAGCAAAGAAGAAGTTGAGGAAATAAAAAAGGTTTTGGAGGCAGTTGGAGGAACTGTAGAAATTGAAGTCTAA